From Gammaproteobacteria bacterium, a single genomic window includes:
- a CDS encoding extensin family protein, whose product MYRHVQRWFPVTVAIAFLLSACAGSPDSGSGTSPGMGYGSGYQGVRTISRAEAGLARMSTADHLARVRTIIEKRNLEAGETVAVRLLGKRIESGALQQPEWDSDTGITILRQTETGGKAYFSYGWSMVVDVLPLSEADSFDRIFAAEQLLDTALDTGDVAKLKAALDDGASLPVDENGMSNLLLRVVRQADRAEMIRFLVSKGANPGALASFGNNIVHEALNAGQGTNAIALVQAGADHNSKDVRNRTTLMAAYYYLDAAEPERAAALQAYIDFLVREKGADPAERFRDPMYLADNFLGMNGLRLIKLDEKECFDLLDKHNVKYTRLDKVGDVSYPVRITSPIDGVRYKHTGSSKKFSVMDCRLVAALIGMSPVFKKYNIATVYHMRAHAAGARIGGRGNTSGHHYALALDIARMVTRDGKQYEVLRDWKDHRPRAEVCASPENESGKQRYLRNFICDTAKEDLFHWILTPHYNRAHHDHFHVEIRANTDYLLFN is encoded by the coding sequence GTGTATCGTCATGTTCAGCGCTGGTTCCCGGTCACTGTAGCCATTGCCTTTTTGTTGTCCGCTTGCGCCGGTAGCCCGGATTCCGGATCGGGTACATCGCCAGGCATGGGATATGGATCCGGCTACCAGGGTGTGCGGACCATTAGCCGGGCCGAGGCCGGATTGGCCCGAATGAGTACCGCCGACCACCTCGCGCGGGTACGAACCATTATCGAAAAGCGCAACCTCGAGGCCGGCGAAACGGTTGCCGTGCGCCTGTTGGGAAAGCGCATCGAATCCGGCGCACTCCAGCAACCGGAATGGGACAGCGATACCGGGATTACCATACTCAGGCAGACGGAGACCGGCGGAAAGGCTTACTTCAGCTACGGCTGGAGTATGGTGGTGGATGTCCTGCCCTTGTCCGAAGCCGATTCCTTTGACCGCATTTTTGCAGCCGAGCAGTTGCTTGATACCGCGCTCGATACGGGTGATGTTGCCAAACTGAAAGCAGCCCTGGACGACGGCGCCAGCTTGCCCGTTGACGAGAACGGCATGAGCAACCTCTTGCTCAGGGTGGTTCGACAGGCTGATCGCGCAGAAATGATTCGATTCCTGGTCAGCAAGGGCGCCAATCCTGGTGCCCTGGCAAGCTTCGGTAACAACATCGTGCATGAAGCGCTGAATGCCGGGCAAGGCACGAACGCGATTGCCCTGGTGCAGGCAGGCGCCGACCATAACAGCAAGGATGTGCGCAATCGTACGACGCTGATGGCGGCCTACTATTATCTGGATGCCGCAGAACCGGAGCGCGCCGCAGCGTTACAGGCGTACATCGATTTCCTCGTGCGTGAAAAGGGCGCGGACCCGGCGGAACGCTTTCGTGATCCCATGTACCTTGCAGACAATTTCCTGGGCATGAACGGCTTGCGACTGATCAAGCTTGACGAAAAGGAATGTTTTGACCTGCTCGACAAGCACAACGTGAAGTACACGCGCCTGGACAAAGTCGGGGATGTCAGTTACCCGGTAAGAATCACTTCGCCCATAGATGGTGTGCGCTACAAGCATACCGGCAGCTCGAAAAAGTTTTCCGTGATGGACTGTCGACTGGTGGCGGCCTTGATCGGTATGTCGCCGGTATTCAAAAAATACAATATCGCCACTGTCTACCATATGCGTGCCCATGCCGCCGGTGCCCGTATTGGTGGTCGTGGTAATACCAGTGGCCATCACTATGCGCTGGCGCTGGATATTGCGCGCATGGTTACCCGGGATGGCAAACAATATGAAGTGTTGCGGGACTGGAAGGATCACCGGCCTCGTGCCGAAGTGTGTGCATCACCGGAGAATGAGTCCGGTAAGCAACGTTACCTGCGAAACTTTATTTGTGATACGGCAAAGGAAGACCTGTTTCACTGGATCCTCACGCCTCATTACAACCGGGCGCATCATGATCACTTTCATGTAGAGATTCGGGCCAATACCGACTACCTGTTGTTCAACTAG
- the rapA gene encoding RNA polymerase-associated protein RapA: MNTINFQPGQRWISNTELQMGLGTVLRTDHRVVEISFPATGETRIYAKQTAPLTRVRFSVGDAIHAQDGRTMNVARVEEVHGLINYHGNDEHGEALIIAEGELNDLMQLNGPADRLLTGQIDSRKWFSLRRQTREHIHRLAKSSLYGLVGTRTSLIPHQLYIAHEVANRHAPRVLLADEVGLGKTIEAGLVIHHLLLNERAQRVLVVVPEALVHQWLVEMLRKFNLLFSVFDEERCEAISVDAEDPDTAINPFETEQLVLCSLDFLTANEDLYDQALSARWDCLVVDEAHHLAWSPEHSSIEYDCIEQLALSIPGVLLLTATPEQLGKTGHYARLRLLDPDRFPDFASFAEEQHHYAPIADTVDNLAANTPLTDASLAVLNSTLAEGDNRDYLACVLDNDADEQARDHARARLINHLLDRHGTGRVLFRNTRHAITGFPDRRLHAYPLPLPAAYADMNRAMDVGTEELAQLPNILLCPERLFHSAERGQRFWQDVDPRLPWLLDKLQALHPDKVLLITAHAQTALDIAAWLQQQSGIHAAVFHEHLSIIERDRAAAFFADNEKGAQVLICSEIGSEGRNFQFSHHLVLFDLPLNPDLLEQRIGRLDRIGQQYTIDIHVPYIEDSAQAVMLHWYQEGLQAFEHPCTVGTSVFSDTADELTTCLVQHDETRLATLVDRTRALYNHYNSELQHGRDRLLEMSSCRKVEAERLIDEALDLGDEKLLSAWLDKVFDSLGINSDIHSHTSLVITPGEHIRASLPGLDEDGLTVTTNRQTALSNEDIEYLSWEHPLVRAAMDTVVSTEMGNTSMVTIKHSGLEQGTLLVECLYSLETAYSQVADSRRYLPESGIRIVIDHQGNDRSALLADEIIESTQSRIGGEIITKVIQMHGATLRDMLGRCKALANQQLPSLVRDARQRAETEFRHEIDRLVALQTVNPNIRDDEIEYLRVVESDMLQRLDESLAQLDAVRVMIVI; this comes from the coding sequence GTGAACACAATTAATTTTCAGCCCGGTCAGCGATGGATCAGCAATACGGAGCTACAAATGGGCCTGGGTACAGTGTTACGCACAGATCACCGGGTGGTGGAAATCTCGTTCCCGGCCACAGGCGAAACCCGCATTTATGCCAAGCAGACGGCTCCGTTGACACGTGTACGTTTTTCCGTCGGCGATGCCATTCATGCCCAGGACGGGCGGACCATGAACGTCGCGCGTGTTGAGGAAGTCCACGGCCTCATCAATTACCACGGTAACGATGAACACGGCGAGGCCTTGATTATCGCTGAAGGCGAACTGAATGACCTGATGCAACTGAACGGTCCGGCCGATCGCCTGCTCACCGGCCAGATCGACAGCCGTAAATGGTTTTCACTTCGGCGACAAACCCGTGAACACATACATCGCCTGGCCAAGAGCAGCCTCTATGGCCTGGTAGGTACGCGTACCAGCCTGATTCCTCACCAGCTGTACATTGCCCACGAAGTCGCCAATCGTCATGCGCCACGTGTATTGCTCGCCGATGAGGTGGGTCTTGGCAAAACCATTGAGGCCGGCCTGGTCATCCACCACCTGTTGCTCAATGAACGTGCGCAACGCGTCCTGGTTGTAGTACCCGAAGCCCTGGTGCATCAATGGCTGGTGGAAATGCTGCGCAAGTTTAACCTGCTGTTCAGTGTATTTGACGAGGAGCGCTGTGAAGCAATCAGTGTTGACGCTGAAGATCCCGATACGGCGATCAACCCGTTTGAAACCGAACAACTGGTACTGTGCTCGCTGGATTTTCTTACTGCCAACGAAGATCTCTATGACCAGGCGCTGTCCGCACGATGGGATTGCCTTGTTGTTGATGAAGCCCATCACCTGGCCTGGTCACCGGAACACAGCAGTATTGAATACGACTGTATCGAACAACTGGCGCTCAGTATTCCCGGCGTATTGCTGTTAACGGCGACGCCGGAACAGCTGGGGAAAACCGGCCATTACGCGCGATTGCGGCTGCTTGATCCCGACCGGTTTCCGGATTTTGCTTCCTTTGCCGAAGAACAACATCACTACGCGCCCATTGCCGACACGGTCGATAACCTGGCGGCCAATACGCCGCTTACCGACGCCAGTCTCGCGGTACTAAACAGCACGTTGGCCGAAGGCGATAACCGCGACTACCTGGCCTGCGTGCTGGATAACGATGCCGATGAACAAGCCAGGGACCATGCGCGGGCACGGCTGATTAATCATTTGCTTGACCGCCACGGTACCGGTCGCGTGTTGTTTCGCAATACACGTCACGCCATTACCGGTTTCCCGGATCGACGCTTGCATGCCTATCCGCTGCCCCTGCCGGCAGCTTATGCCGACATGAACCGTGCCATGGATGTTGGCACCGAAGAACTGGCGCAGTTGCCGAACATCTTGTTATGTCCTGAACGCCTGTTTCATTCGGCAGAGCGCGGCCAGCGTTTCTGGCAGGATGTTGATCCACGCCTGCCCTGGTTGCTGGACAAGCTGCAGGCGCTGCACCCGGACAAGGTTCTGCTTATTACTGCTCATGCCCAAACGGCACTGGATATTGCCGCCTGGCTGCAACAACAATCCGGCATCCATGCAGCCGTTTTTCATGAACACCTGAGCATCATCGAACGCGATCGCGCGGCGGCATTTTTTGCCGACAATGAAAAGGGCGCGCAAGTGCTGATTTGTTCCGAGATTGGCAGCGAGGGCCGCAACTTCCAGTTCTCACATCACCTGGTATTGTTTGACCTGCCGCTCAACCCGGATCTGCTCGAACAACGGATTGGCCGACTTGATCGTATCGGCCAACAATACACCATAGATATCCACGTACCGTATATCGAGGACAGCGCCCAGGCGGTGATGCTGCACTGGTACCAAGAAGGACTCCAGGCTTTTGAACATCCATGTACTGTCGGCACCAGCGTTTTCAGCGACACCGCTGACGAGTTAACCACATGCCTTGTCCAGCATGACGAAACCCGCCTGGCCACGCTGGTTGATCGCACACGCGCGCTGTACAACCACTACAATTCCGAGCTGCAACACGGGCGTGATCGCCTGCTGGAAATGAGTTCGTGCCGTAAAGTCGAGGCCGAGCGACTGATTGACGAGGCTTTGGACCTCGGGGACGAGAAGCTGTTGTCCGCATGGCTCGACAAGGTATTCGACAGCCTCGGTATAAATTCGGATATTCACAGTCACACCAGTCTTGTCATTACCCCGGGCGAACACATACGCGCCAGCCTTCCCGGGCTTGATGAAGACGGGTTAACGGTCACCACCAATCGTCAAACTGCGCTCAGCAACGAGGATATTGAATACCTGAGCTGGGAACACCCATTGGTTCGGGCTGCCATGGACACGGTAGTCAGCACCGAAATGGGCAATACCTCGATGGTGACGATCAAGCACAGCGGCCTGGAACAGGGCACGTTGCTGGTAGAGTGCCTGTACAGTCTTGAAACTGCCTACAGCCAGGTTGCTGATAGCCGTCGCTATCTTCCGGAATCCGGGATCCGTATTGTCATTGATCACCAGGGCAATGATCGTTCCGCGTTGCTTGCCGATGAGATCATAGAAAGCACCCAGTCACGCATTGGTGGTGAAATCATTACCAAGGTGATCCAGATGCACGGTGCGACGCTGCGCGACATGCTTGGTCGATGCAAGGCGCTCGCCAACCAGCAACTGCCTTCGCTGGTCCGGGACGCCAGGCAGCGCGCCGAAACCGAGTTCCGTCACGAGATTGACCGACTGGTCGCACTGCAAACCGTCAACCCGAATATTCGCGATGATGAAATTGAATACCTTCGCGTTGTTGAATCCGACATGCTTCAGCGTCTTGATGAAAGCCTGGCACAACTCGATGCCGTACGGGTAATGATAGTCATCTGA
- a CDS encoding dodecin family protein — protein MSSHVYKIIEIVGSSEKSSDDAIQNAVAKASESLRNLDWFEVIESRGHIVDGKVGHYQVKLKIGFRLD, from the coding sequence ATGAGCAGTCACGTATACAAGATTATTGAAATTGTTGGATCATCGGAGAAAAGCAGTGACGATGCCATACAGAACGCGGTCGCCAAGGCTTCCGAATCACTGCGTAACCTGGACTGGTTTGAAGTAATTGAAAGCCGCGGTCATATAGTTGACGGCAAGGTGGGTCACTACCAGGTCAAACTGAAAATTGGTTTCCGCCTGGACTGA